In Candidatus Moanabacter tarae, the genomic stretch ATCCAGCTAATGATCATGGCCAACGAGGGCTGCCCGGTTGAAGCCGTAGGCGATGATGGGGATTAAAGAGTTCTAAGGGATTGTGTCTCCTTTCGATAGCAACCTTGGATTTCCAGCAATACAGACCAGATAGCTCACTGGGCTTACAACGACCCACCACCAGGGCCAAGCGATCGGGGTGAGATCGAACCAACGCGGCAAGGTATAGGGTTGCAGGAGAAGAACAAGGAAGCATCCTATCACGAGAGCAATAATGACGCTTTGGGAATTTCCTCTCTTCGTAAAGATCGCGGCTGAGAATATACCCAGAAGAGGAGCATTGGCGAATGCCATTACCCCGAGGGCAAAGTCAATCAGGGTTTTGCTACCCATTGATTGGAGGTAAACGGCGAGAACAGCGAAGAGAATCAGCAATATTCCCATTAAGACGACTGCAGTTCGTGGTGCAGAAAGTGACAAAGAGAAGGCATGGAGGTCCCCTCGCGAATTGCTTTTCGATAGATTTAGTTCAGTGCGAAGCAGAACCTTTTTCTTCCAAGGTTCGTACAGGTCCGCCAGGACGCTGCTGGCCATAGCGTTGACAGCAGAATCGAAGCTGCTCATGGCGGCGGCGAGGAGGCCTGCCATGGCAAGGCCTTTCAACCCTACAGGCAAGTGGTTGAGGATAAAATACGGAAAGACACCCTTCGTATCCTCCAGAAAATCAAAAGGAGCTTCACACCCCATTAAATCAGGACGGCCGTAGTAAATCGAGAGAAGGAGTCCGATGAAGAGAAAAAGACAAACGACTGGTATCCCAACCAGGATTGAAATGATCAAGGACCGACCCGCTTCATGGGAGCCTCGGGTTGTGAGCATTCTTTGAACCATGTCCTGGTCAACGCTGTAGGCGGAGGTGGACACAAATGTTGAGGCAATAATCCCCGTCCAGATTGTGAAAGAGAGATCGAGCTGAAAGCGAAAATCGAGGATCCTAAGTTTATCCTGCCCTTGGTAATCTCTCAGGACAGCGTAGATCTCATTTCCGGCAAGAGGGATTGCCTCAAGTAGTAGGAAGATGCTGAGAGTTGCGGTTAGAACAACAATGCCGATTTGAACTACATCGGTCCAAATCACCGCTTTTATTCCCCCAGACGTGGTGTAGACTAGTCCGATTATGCCAAAAAGTACGATTGCGGTTACGAGATCTCCAGCCGTGGTTTTACCGGTGAGTATCAATGCAAATGCTATTGCGGCAATGAATAGTCGAGCCCCTGAGGCGAGCAGCCTTCCAATTAGAAACATGAAGCTAGCTGCCATCTGGGCTGTTAAGCCGTACCGTGATCCTAGGTATCCGTAGACGGTTGTCGTTCCGGCTCGATAAAGCGGCGGGAGAAACATCCTTGCTACTAAAAAGGCTGATATGATCCCGCCAATATTAAGTATCACATAGGTTAGGTCTCCTCCGTAGGCGAGTTGTGGGACGCTGACAAAAGTCGCTGCACTCAAGGTAGTAGCAAGCACCGACAACGCGACAGCCCAAGAAGGCATATCTCGATCTCCCAAAAAGAAACTTTCTCTTGTGTGTTGGTTTCGTGAGGTCAGGTATCCTATTATAACCAGCAGAAGCAGGTAAGCCCCGACAACTATCCAGTCGAAAGCGGAAAAGATTCCTACGCCAATTCTCATGAGTGAGTGGTCTCGGATGTGCAGTCTACGCAATAGCAAGTTGACGAGTCCGGAAAGGCAGGTTGATGGACTTAGAGAGCATCAATCTCCTTTCGTGCAAGGGGAAACCGGGCACGTGAGGATGCCGAAAGCAACTTCAATCGAACTGTTTCCCGAAAATTGATCGACCGATTTCGTTGGCATATGCGTAATTTTATCTCTTGTTGGCATTGGGGTTTCCTAGTTTAGTTGCCTGCTTCTAGAGGCCTCCCTGCCCCAGGGTTTGTCTCAGAATACGACAAGCTGATTACTGTTAATATGAGCTATCAGGTTTGCACTCAAAAAAGTCTGGCCGCTTTACCAAAAGACGCTGTAGATTAGTCTAATCACTTTCAGAGATTGGTGGACAGTGAATTTCATTGTCTAATGCTATCGAATTTTTTTGCACGCGAGTATCTCAGACTCGATAGATATTGAAGAGTGGGACTTTAGGTAAACTGAACTTAGCCGAGCTCAACTATTTTATCCTTCAGGATTTGAGATTCTTTATTGAATGGACAGACGGGGCACCTCTGGCTCATAAGATCCTCTGATATGGCTAATTCCCCCCTAAAGATCGATTTATACAGTGACACAGTGACCCGTCCAACGCCTGGGATGCGCGACTTTATGGCGAAAGCCGAAGTTGGGGATGAACAAAAGAGGGAGGACCCGATGACGAGCGCTCTAGAAGATAGGGTTGCTGCTCTTTTGGGGAAGGAAGCGGCCATATTTCTTCCTTCCGGTACAATGTGCAATCAGATTGCAGTTCGGGTTCACTGCGGACCAGGAGATGAAATTATACTCGACCGAACCGCACATATAAGAAATTCAGAAGGCGGAGGAACTGCTGCACTCACTGGTGCTTCGATATACCCACTGGATGGAGAGCAGGGGATCTTTACCCCAGCTCAGCTACTTGGCGCCGTTCGGCCGATCAACAACCATTATCCGCGTTCCCGCTTGCTGGTGGTTGAGCAGACATCCAACGGGGGTGGCGGCTCGATCTGGCCGATAGAGGTGATTGAGAAAGTCTGTTTGCTCGCAAATGCGCATGGGTTAAGCTGCCATATGGACGGAGCAAGGCTTCTTAACGCAGTGAGTGCGACTCGAATTGGAGCCGAGGATTACGCTGCTTTCTTTGACTCCGTTTGGATTGACTTTAGTAAAGGCCTTGGTGCTCCAGTAGGGGGGGCCCTGGCTGGCAGCCGGGACTTTGTCGAAGAAGCTTGGCGCTGGAAACATCAATTTGGGGGGGCAATGAGACAGTCAGGAATTATTGCTGCCGGTGCACTCTATTCTCTCGAAAACAATGTGGCTAGGCTGTCCGAGGATCATGAGAATGCGCGCCTGTTGGCCAATGGACTAAGAGAAATCGAAGGTATCGAAGTCGAGCCGGTAGCAACAAACATGGTTTTTTTCGATGTTGGGGGCCTTAATCTAACGGCCCAGCAGTTTAATGAACGGTTGCTGGAAGCCGGTCTTCGTGTTTCAACCCCCGCTTCCACACGTTGCCGAGCAGTCACCCATCTTGATATCTCAAGGGCTCAAATTGAGGAGGCAGTGAAGATCATAAAAAAGATAGCGTTAGGTAAATGAGGTTAACGACGCAATTGAGAGACATGCTCAGAATAAAACCGGATCATTGCTCTCTATATTAAACTGGGTTTCTACAATCCTCTCTCATTGGGTTACAGCGAAAAAAAACGACCGGGGCGGTCTCAATGAGCAATTCTTTTCTTTGATTCCGCATTTTGACTTCGAATTTGACTATGCCTCGGTCGGGCTTGCTTTTGGAGCGCCTTGCTTCCGTGACTTTGGCCACAAGGGCAACTTTGTCACCAGGACGCATAGGATTTGGCCAACGGATGTAGTCGATACCGGGAGAGCCGAGGCAGGTAGAATTTAGGATAAAAGAATCGGCCATGAGGCGCATCGAGATCGCGCTAGTATGCCAGCCGCTGGCAATGATGCTATCGAAGATCGAGGGGGTATTCCCCTCTTTGCCAGTGTGAAACGACTGAGGATCGTACTGGTGGGCGAATTCGAGAATCTCTTGGACTTCTACACGCCTTTGAACAGATTGGAATTCGCGGCCGACATAAAAATCTTCGAAGTACAGAATCATCGGTGAGGCTAAAGGGTGAATCCTAGGAGGAAAACCATAAAAGAGGAAAGAAATTGATGTTGAGAGTCAAAGACATATCATGGCTTCGACTTTCAATGTGGTGCTAGATCGCCTAGAGAATATTAATAGTTTAGTTCGAGCGATCAAAGATGAAAGATTTGCCGGCAGGAAGCGGGGCAAGCCGCTCTAGTACATGACGACGAGGATACTAGAGAAAGGGTCGATGCCTCGAAAATACAAGTGATGGAGGAGCAGAGGAAAGCCAGAGTTGATAAGTGGCTTTGGGCGACTCGGATTTTCAGATCGAGGTCCCGGGCGACTCAGGCCTGTCAGTTTGGTGATGTTTTGGTGAGGGGTAAGCGGGTGAAACCCTCACAAATAATCAGGGTAGGCGATATAGTGGAGGTAAATCGGGACGGATGGGTTCGGCAGATGAAGGTGGTTACCCCAATTGAGCAGAGGGTAGGAGCGAAACCGGCAGAAAATTGCTTTAAAGAGCTTGGTCCAAAGGCAGGTCCGAAGAATCGAGTGAGACAAATCGAGGAAGGAATTGCGTTCCGAGATCAGGGAGTTGGAAGACCCACTAAAAGGGACCGAAGAGAATGGGAGAGGAAGGTGAACTTTGGACAATAGACAGTCGATTATGATATGGCGGATTTGTTACTGGTTCCCTCTGGACAGACGGAGAATATTGAGGAAGTTTATTCCTACATGAACACCGATGGCATAGAAAAGAGTATCAGTCCAGAGGCATAAGGCGCCGAGAAACAGTCCTATTAGAAGAGCCGATAAAGGCCAAAAAAGCCAGGCCCGATTAGGAGGAATGTGAGCAGCACCAAAGATCAATGAGGAGACTATAAGACCGGTTTCATTGAGAAGCCATTCCCGAAAAAAGAGTTCTTCGGCAATTCCGCTACATAGGGCAATCAGGAAAATTTGGCGGTGATTTAATAGGCCAAACAATGCCTCGAGATCCCTCAGGTTTCTTTGTAGTGTTCTCCATTTCTTAACAGAAAAAATTGAGGCCAAATGGACAATTAGGATGACAGATATAGAGAGGGAGGTAGGTCCCAACCAATCTCGACTGGGGAGATAGCTTGGTTGGTAAAAGTCCGGCGAGGTGTTTACTCGAAGGGAAATCAGAATCACTTCCGACAGTTAGAATCATTCGCTTTTAACAAATAGTAACTATAGGAGGATGATAGAGGTTTGACTTTAGAAGAGAACAAAAACGGTATCGGTGTGTGGAAGCAAAATCACGAATAGACGCACTAGCACTCCTGCTGGAATATACTAAGAGTGATAGTTTGATCAAGCATAGTCTTGCAGTGGAGGCAGCTCTCATATGGTACGCCTGCTATTTCAACGAGGACCAGGTATTATGGGGCAACACCGGTCTGCTTCACGATTTTGACTATGAGCAGAATCCTGATTGTAGTGAGGCTGGGCATCCCTTTGTCGGATGTGCGATATTGAGAGAACAAGGGTATCCTAGGGATATGATTGAAGCTATTTTAGGCCACGCCACTTATTCTGGAGTCTCGCGCAGAACCTTACTAGCGAAAACGCTTTTCGCTTGCGATGAATTGGCTGGTTTGATCGGAGCCTGTGTCCTGATTCGACCGGATCGATCGATTCATTCTTTGGAAGTGAAATCAGTACGTAAAAAGATGAGGGATAGTTCATTCGCGCGGGCTATCAATAGAGAAGATATCGTTACAGGTGCCGAGGAACTGGGAATTGAAATGAGCGAACACATTGAAAATGTGATTAAGGGGATGAGGATGATAGCTACAAGGACAGACAGGTAGAAGTTAGTCGATTTCCTGGGTCTATCGCTCGCTAGGGAAAAGATAGCTTTTTTATTTTTGAAAGTTTACTGATTGAGATAGAGTTCCGTAGCTAAGTGGTGGCGAATAGAGGTTTAATACTGGGTGAATCCAACCTGTTTATAATGTCCAAACTCTGGAATTGTCTGTTGGCGGGAATGACATTCAGTATACCCGGAAGAATTCTAGTGAGTACGAGTAAAAAGTTGCCCAGGAATATAGCAAAAACAATGATCCGAGTAGATACCGCTGTCCGGTCCTGGGAAGAATCGATTTGCTCGGATGGGGTTTTTCATCGAAATTGTCACCATGAGTTCTGAAAAATCTGTTGTTTTGACTGCCTGTCAACCTACCGGGCGACTCCATCTTGGCAATCTTCTTGGGGCAATCAGAAACTGGGCCGACATGCAAGATGACTATGAATGCTATTTCCCCATTGTTGATATGCATGCCATAACTCTGAAATACGATCCGGCTGAATTGCGGCGAGGTACGATGGACTGTGTTGCGGAGTATATGGCCTGTGGGCTTGATCCCCGGAAATGCCATATCTTCGTGCAGTCTCAAGTAAGAGGGCATGCCGAACTGGCCTGGATTCTAGGGTGCCTGGTCCCGATTGGGCAGCTGCACCGAATGACTCAGTTCAAAGAGAAATCAGCGAATATGGACGGAGCTTCGATTGGCTCCGGATTGCTCAACTATCCAATACTTATGGCCGCGGACATACTCCTCTACAATGCAGATGTTGTCCCGGTGGGAGAAGACCAAAAACAGCACCTTGAATTGACTCGCGATGTGGCTGAAAAATTTAATCGGAGTTACTCAGAAACATTCAAGTTACCAGAGCCCTATATACCTAAGACTGGTGCCAGGATCATGTCCTTACAAGAGCCCGATCGTAAAATGGCTAAGTCGGACCCTAATGAGAATGGAGTAGTTTTTTTGCTTGATCCTCCTGGGATCACGAAGAAGAAAATCATGAGTGCGGTGACAGACTCGGGTCGGGAGATTGTCGCTCGCAAGGACAAGCCAGGCATCACAAACTTGTTAACAATCATGAGTTGCGTGACAGGTCGATCGATTGGCGAATTAGAGAGTCGATTTGAAGGAAGCGGTTATGGCGAGTTCAAGCAGGCTGTTGCGGATGCAGTGGTTGATCGTCTGATACCCATACAGGACAATCACACTCGACTAGTCTCAAATCGCGAGCACTTGGAGTCTGTATTGGCTGAAGGAAAAACTGCGGCACAGAAGAGAGCTACAAAGATTATACGGACCGTTTACAGAAAAGTTGGATTTCTCGAAGATTTCAGCTTTAGTTGATTTGGGTTGCGGCATCAGCAACATAACTCTTAAAAGGTTCTTCCCGTAGGAAATCGCCTTAGAACGAATCAGCTCCTGGAAATGAAACTCTCTTCTTTACCTTCGCTTTCTAAATGGCCCTTCATATTAGGCGATCTAGTTATCATTGGGATCGCCTTTTTGGTAGCGGTTTTTGCTCCTAAGCCGTATAATGCCATCACTGCGTCTTCCATAATATTGTGTGGGACCATTGGGATTCTGATTTTTTTCGCGCCCTTTGTAATTGAGTATATATCTAAGCTTTGGGTGGCCAAGAAGAGCTACGAAGAGACAATAGAGGATCAATTCGACGGTCTTGTGAAAACTGCTGCCGAGATTGATCAAGTGGTTCAGGTTCTATCTGGGCTCGCGAAGAACCATAGTTTTAGCGCCGAAAGGATAAGAGATTTCGATACTCAACTTGAGGAACGTTTGTCCCGGATCGAAAGTAAGGTTAATACGGTGGCTGATGCTTTTGATCAGAAAATCGATCGTTTCTTGAAAAGGTTGGAGGATAAAGAAAACGACGAAGTGAAAAATCTGGTTACGGAAATTGGACAGATGATCGAAAGGCACTCTAACTTGCTGGGCAATAAGGAGGATTCTAGCATCGAACCAGAAATGATCCCTGATCTTCTTGAACCTGAAGGGGATAGCGTGCCGGCGGAGACAGAATTGTCCAGTGTCCCGGAGGGGGCAATGGATTCGATAAACAATGAAGATGCCTCCGTTGAAAGCGATTCAGAGCTGGAGTTCGGGGAGGAAGAGATCTTGCAGGTCGATACGGAATCCGAATTGCTCGTCCCTTTTAAAACCCTGGCGGCTAATGCCTCTTCCCTTAGCTTGGTGGCGGTTGTTAATGTTGGTATCGGCAACACTCTCTTTGTTCGAGGAGATGGACCAGGTCTCAGCTGGACAGAAGGAGTCCCGATGAAGTTCTTAGAAATAGGAAAGTGGGAGTGGTCTATCGACAACGCAGATGAGCCGGCTGTGATTCAAATCTTTAAGAATGACGAGATCTCAGCATTTGGAGAGGAGATTAATGTTGGGTTAGGGGAAAGAGTTGAAGTTCACCCAAAATTCCCGACTTAGAAGGCTTCTGAAACAAGTTGGATAGACTACTTTAATGTGCACTTATTAGCACGTCAGGATTTTGGGAAAAGCAGATTCTAGTCTTATAGGCCTGGAAATTATGTGGGAAAAACTAATTAGAATGATTTTGGTTAATTAGTTCGGATATATCTACTTTGTTTGGATCTGAAGGCCTTTATCGGAAGTTCTGTATTACTGAGTTGCCCATAATTCCTTGGACCGCCTAGCCAACACTCAGGCTTGGTGAGCTTTGGATTTCATAATTTGTCTCCGTGCCGGAAGAAAAAGTGCAAAAAAGGCGGCGAGGATTGGAAGGAGAGCGAGGAATTGTAGAGCGTTGGCAAGACCAAAACGATCCGCGAAGAAACCGACTAGGGGAAGACTTAACGCTGCGAGTCCCCAGCTAAATCCAAGAGGAATACTCGATGCAAAGGCAGCGTTTTCCGGAGCCACTTCCTGAGCGAGTGCGACCAGTATCGAATTCGAAGCCATGATACCCAAACCACCGAGGGTGAGCCAAAAATAGCTGACAAGTCCTTCAGTTTGGAGATAGGCGAAAAGGGTAGGCGATGCCATAAAAATAGAAATCCAAACAATCGCTTTGGAATTCCGCGGGTTGGCTAGATAACCTGCAAGAAGACTACCTGACACTCCGGCAAAGTTGTAAATAGCGAGAATCATTCCGCCTTCTACGAGGGATAGCCCACGGTCATTAGCAAGTTGAGTTATGTAGAATCCAAATCCTACAAAGGTGATAGTTCGTAATACGACCACAATGGCTATTAGGGAGAGAGGACTCGCGGATCGACGAATGGATTGTAAAAGAGAGTGAAAACTGACACGAGCGGTTGATGCATTTTCTAATGGTACATAAAGTGATACGATCAGGACAGCGCATACCCCAGGAAGGCTTAGAAAGAAGAGTGAACGGATCCCAAAGGACTCAACAAACAGGGGTATCCAGAGGGGCGAGAATACGATGCCCAAGGTTCCGCCAAAAGTGAAAAGGGCGATCCCAAATGCACGGCGATCAGCGCTGAGGTCACCCGCCAAAGAAAATGCTTGAGGATGAAACGCGGCGACTCCTAAGCCCCCAAGTGCAAGAAAGACTGCCAAGGTCAGGTAGTTTGAAGCGAGGCCTAATAAAGGAACAAAGATCGCGGCTAAAAGGGCACCCCCAAGAATAAGGTTACGACGGCGCATACGGTCTCCCCATATGCCCATAAAGGGCTGGGTCAAATTGCACATCGAAAGGATCGTTCCTAGAAAGCCGGCCATTGCGAGTTGAAGGTCGAGCCTTTCAATGATTAGAGGAAGGATCGGCCACAACATGGTGGCGTAGAAGTCGACGCAAAAATGGGAGAGACTGAGAAGAAGAAGACGGATTCTTTGCACAGGCTAAAAGCTTATCGGACTTAGTTCCTGGAATATAATGCAATAGGTAAATCTCGTTTGATGGGTGCCTAGCAAGAGAAAACTGTTGGATCGAATTTGGTTGAGGTATATAAAGGATGACTTTGGTCTGAGATAAAACGATGTTGCCAAGATTAAAATCAGCGGTCTCCAACCTAGAAGAGATACTTGATTGTTTGGCGAACTTGTACGAGAATTGCCAAGACTGGATATTTTATGAGAGATCCCTATTTGCAAAGGAACTTCAACTTAAGACAGTTACGCTGAGTGTATGAAAAACAAGTCGATTCGGATTTTGGTGGTGGGGCTTGGTCGGATGGGGTGTTCTCACTTGAGGGCCTATGTGAATCTGGAGGGGTTTGAAGTGGTGGGCTTGTGCAAGCGATCTTGGAACAAGGTTGATCATCTACCTGCTGAGGTGGATAAAGTACCTCGGTTTGAGTATTTTGAGGAAGCGCTAGAACGACTGAAGCCGGATGCAGTTTCGATCAACACTTTCACTGATACCCACGCAGATTACTCAATCAAGGCGATTGAAGCAGGAGCGCATGTCTTTGTGGAAAAGCCTTTAGCGGAGACGATTAGAGATGCAGCGCGGGTTGTGGAGAGAGCAAAGGCTGCGAAAAGACAGGTTGTGGTCGGCTACGTTCTTAGGCATCACCCTTCGTGGTCCAAACTGGTTAAACTTGCGCGAAACCTCGGGAAACCGTTGGTGATGCGAATGAACCTCAATCAACAGAGCAGTGGCGAAGAGTGGAAGTGGCACAAGAACTTAATGGAAACGCTCTCGCCGATCGTCGATTGTGGCGTGCACTATGTCGATATCATGTGTCTGATAACGGGTGCTAAACCAATCCGAGTCCATGGGGTGGGCGCACGTCTTTCTAATGAGATTGCACCGGATATGTACAATTTCGGACACTTCAACGTCGCTTTTGACGACGGATCAGTGGGATGGTATGAAGCAGGCTGGGGTCCCATGATCAGCGAAGAGGCCTTTTTCGTTAAAGATATCATGGGACCAAAGGGTAGCGTCAGTATAAGTCTTAAACCTGGAGCCGAGCACGGCGCGAGTGCGGACATGGAAACGCATACAAAAACGAGTTCAATCCGCTACCACCGTTCTGCGATGAACGCAGACGGAGATCTTTCTCACCAAGATGAGTGGATCGACACCGAGGATGAACCTCTCCACGATGAATTATGTGAGAGAGAACAGGAGTTTTTCCGCGATGCTATTTGGAATAATGCTGATTTAACCTCACACATGGAGGACGCAGTTAGTAGCCTCCGAATAGTTTTGGCGGCGGATGAATCAGTGCGAACGGGGAGAGTAGTGGAACTTTAAGAGGTAAAACTTTGGTTTCCCTAGCAATAAAATCGAAGACAGTGACATCGTAATTCTTCGTTAGGTGCTCGGACAAGAGTCTGGAGTACTGCAAGATTTCGTAAAGATCTACCGAATAAGATCCGAGACCTTAGCCCCAAGCGTACTGAATTATTAAAATTCTCTTTCGATAATTGAAGGTATTATTTACAGAACAACATTGTGGACACAAAAGGTGGGCTAAGTTCTTTGTGGCAGATTCCTAACTTTCCGGGACCAAAGCTATCAAAATCATACGAAGGGCTCCCAAGGCAGTAAGAGCAATAACAGCCGCGTCGAAGAGTTTTGGTTGGATGTGCGGGAGTGTCCATTTTCCTAGAAAAGCTCCCAAAGCGATGGCTGGGACGATTAATGCATTAAATCTGAGGGAGTGCCAGGTGATCATTCCGAGTCCTATGTAGAGAGGGATTTTTATCCCATTAATGATCAGATAGTACCAAGCGCCTGTTCCGATAAATTTCTCTTTGGAAAATCCCATGGCTAAAAGGTAAATACTCATAATAGGTCCCGCTACGTTTCCGACAGTAGTAGCGAAACCGGCGAGCCCGCCCATCATCAGAACGACTGACTTTTGGTTAGAAATGAAATGCCGGGAGATTTGTTGGCCTGCAAGATGTAAGCCCAAGAGCAACAGGATTAACCATCCCAATAGCGGAAGTAGAGTGGCGTTATTTAGCCACCATAGAACAAAGCCTCCAACAGTGATACCGGCAATAAGCCCCGGTATCAGACCAAGAAGTCGTGGCCAGTTGGCATGGTGCCTGTACCAAACTACGGAGAAAAAATCTCCCGTGAGTAGCATTGGGGCTAGAACCCCTACTGCTTCCTTGGGAGGGAAAATTATTACCAAGACAGGTACAACGAGAATTCCTAGGCCCGGAACTGCTGATTTTGAGAAGCCGACCATTAGGCCCGCCACGATAAAAATACTCCAGGATTGGATATCCATTATTTCGAGGTTATCGTCTGCGCCCTAGTTGAGAAGGTTCTCCCATTAATCAATTTTGACGACTACTAGAACCAAGACAGAGGGGTAGGTCTATGATGCAACTTCGCCGAGATAGCGAATACGGAGGAGAATTGTGGCATCGGGGATTTTCAGCTGGCTTTCGAGACGCGGCTTCGAACCCGGGTTCCCGCTTTCGCGCTCTTTCGGATCATGTCCATGAGTCGAGCGAAGCGGAGGCCAATTTCGGGTGGGCAGGGATTTTCAAGCTTACCTTGTCGAACGTGAAGAAACTGTTGCCAAACGCCAAGGGAGCGTCGAAAGGGCAGGGGTTTGTAATCGTTATCCGAAGCGGATCGGATCTTGAGATATTCTCCCCAAACTCCGATCTCGAGTATTCCTTCTCGGCCGAAAAGGCGAATATTTCCAATACAGGAGATGCTATCTCCAAAACCACCGAGCGAGAAGACAACTCCGTTGCGGAACCGCCCCGAGATTGTAGAATTTATTTCCACTGGGGCACCAGAGTTGTCGAGCAAGGCGGAAACTTCGGCTACTTCGTCGCCGATGATGTCAACGACTGTGTTGATCATGTGGGATCCTGTGTCAAAGAGGAAGCCGCCTCCCGATATTCCCGAATTTTGGCGCCATGTGCCTTTAGTGATAGTTTTCCATTTCTGGTGTACGGATGCCGCAACTCCGGTGACTTCGCCAATCCTTCCAGCGGCTATCATTTTCTTTGCTTTGTGAGTAGCAGGAGAAAGGCTGCCTGGAAAGGCTACAACGAGGATTCTCCGGGCTTTATCACGCACTCGAATGAGCTGACGGGCCTCGTTGGTATTCATAACCATCGGTTTTTCCAAAAGAACGTCGAGACCGGCGTTAAGACAATCCCGAGCGTTTTCGAAATGAAATTTATGCGGGGTGACGATAAAGGCGGCATCCGGGCGACTTTCATTTTCGAGCAATTCTGAAATCGTGTGATAAAATGGGGGAGATGTTTTGCCGTTCGACCTAAAAAGCTCGCGCGTAATTTTCCTCTGTTCTTCGCTGGTTTCCACCATCGCTTGAATTTGGGTGGTTCGCGGTTGTTTTAATATCTGGGAGATGTGATGGCGCGCCATGCCGCCGGTACCCACCAATATAGCATTAATTTTGGGCATAGTCTTGTTTGTTGGGCTGTTCAACTTAGCAACTAGGTATCGCTGTTTTCATGAATACAGGTTTCCCAAGAACTGGAAACGAAGAGCAACTTATAGTGCAATATCTTTTTCTAAATTTAACGAACGAAGACGGTATATTACCTTTCACTCCGAGCTAACGCGGCTCTGAAAGGCTCCAATTACGAAAGCACATGGATTGCTCCATTACTGAAATTCGTGGGAAAATCGCAGAGTTATGGATCTCTAACGGGACCGATGTTAGAGATTTCTGGATTGTGCTCGCAATAAAATATGCACAGGTATACTGTCCTTCTCCTTCCCAAGGAACAAGTATTTCTGATTGAATGTTGTTCATTCGGGATCCCGAGATTTTCCAGACTGCCTGGTACTAGAAATGGATAAGAACAGCATTGCTGATATTTTCCGTGATGTGGGAGTGCTTCTTGAGCTGAAAGGAGAGAACGCATTTAAGATCCGAGCCTATCAATCTGGTGCTCGAACTCTTGAAAGTCTGGAGGAAGAACTTTCGGTTTTAATTGCGGAAGACCGTCTAACGGATGTTAAAGGAATTGGGAAGGCATTAGCGGATAAAGTCTGCATACTTCACGGAGAAGGGGTTCTTCCATTTTATGAGGATTTGAGAGCATCTGTTCCGGATGGGCTAATCAACATGCTGGAAATTGCCGGCTTGGGAGCCAAGAAAATCAGAGCATTGTATGAGGCCTTGGGAGTTGATTCAATTGAGAAATTGGAAAAGGCTTGCCGGGAAGGGAGAGTCGCGTCGATTGCGGGTTTCG encodes the following:
- the gfo_6 gene encoding Glucose--fructose oxidoreductase gives rise to the protein MPKINAILVGTGGMARHHISQILKQPRTTQIQAMVETSEEQRKITRELFRSNGKTSPPFYHTISELLENESRPDAAFIVTPHKFHFENARDCLNAGLDVLLEKPMVMNTNEARQLIRVRDKARRILVVAFPGSLSPATHKAKKMIAAGRIGEVTGVAASVHQKWKTITKGTWRQNSGISGGGFLFDTGSHMINTVVDIIGDEVAEVSALLDNSGAPVEINSTISGRFRNGVVFSLGGFGDSISCIGNIRLFGREGILEIGVWGEYLKIRSASDNDYKPLPFRRSLGVWQQFLHVRQGKLENPCPPEIGLRFARLMDMIRKSAKAGTRVRSRVSKAS
- the iolX_6 gene encoding scyllo-inositol 2-dehydrogenase (NAD(+)); this translates as MKNKSIRILVVGLGRMGCSHLRAYVNLEGFEVVGLCKRSWNKVDHLPAEVDKVPRFEYFEEALERLKPDAVSINTFTDTHADYSIKAIEAGAHVFVEKPLAETIRDAARVVERAKAAKRQVVVGYVLRHHPSWSKLVKLARNLGKPLVMRMNLNQQSSGEEWKWHKNLMETLSPIVDCGVHYVDIMCLITGAKPIRVHGVGARLSNEIAPDMYNFGHFNVAFDDGSVGWYEAGWGPMISEEAFFVKDIMGPKGSVSISLKPGAEHGASADMETHTKTSSIRYHRSAMNADGDLSHQDEWIDTEDEPLHDELCEREQEFFRDAIWNNADLTSHMEDAVSSLRIVLAADESVRTGRVVEL